In Gemmatimonadetes bacterium T265, one DNA window encodes the following:
- a CDS encoding MATE family efflux transporter produces the protein MTATRTLPVEERDGGVPVALTPALAARVTGEHPAGGDRAGGRPTGEYPALVREPLGRLVVRVALPAVVSNLLMTVFLAADAFWVGRHLGPTALAAVTASVFWVWMAISVAEMISVGLTAVASRRHGERRPADAARATGDALLLAVVLGTVVAVAGRTNAGGLLALMHAPAAVAALGARYLGVYALAAPVLYAYFTVDAAFRASGDTRTPLLVLAGSVAMGLVFDPLLILGRFGFPELGIAGAALATTATRSVACLVGFLLLRRRGLVRFGRPDAAVLATVLRVGLPTAATGVLFSVVYVVIGRSASSLGVPALAALGLGFRVESWLYMVGVGFGAAAAAVIGQNMGAGRVERAERAGWTMLGAASVPALVAAAASFAAPAFLAGIFTRDAAVVAETARYLRIAAVSQLVVCAEVVLEGALGGAGATVAPMVASTSLTAARIPLATWATPRYGAPGLWWAISLTAVGRGLAMIALWRAGRWKRNRV, from the coding sequence GTGACCGCCACCCGCACCCTCCCCGTCGAGGAGCGCGACGGCGGCGTCCCCGTCGCGCTCACCCCCGCGCTGGCGGCCCGCGTCACCGGCGAGCACCCCGCCGGCGGCGACCGGGCGGGCGGACGTCCCACGGGCGAGTACCCCGCGCTCGTCCGCGAGCCGTTAGGCCGCCTCGTCGTCCGCGTCGCGCTGCCGGCGGTCGTGAGCAACCTGCTCATGACCGTCTTCCTCGCCGCCGACGCGTTCTGGGTCGGCCGGCACCTCGGGCCGACGGCGCTCGCCGCGGTCACGGCGTCGGTGTTCTGGGTCTGGATGGCGATCTCGGTCGCGGAAATGATCTCCGTCGGCCTCACGGCCGTCGCGTCCCGCCGGCACGGCGAGCGCCGCCCGGCCGACGCCGCGCGCGCGACGGGCGACGCGCTGCTCCTCGCGGTCGTGTTAGGCACCGTCGTCGCCGTCGCGGGGCGCACGAACGCCGGGGGCCTGCTCGCGCTCATGCACGCGCCCGCGGCCGTCGCCGCGCTCGGTGCGCGCTACCTCGGCGTGTACGCGCTCGCGGCGCCCGTGCTCTACGCCTACTTCACCGTCGACGCCGCCTTCCGCGCGAGCGGGGACACGCGGACGCCGCTCCTCGTGCTCGCCGGCTCGGTGGCGATGGGCCTCGTGTTCGACCCGCTGCTCATCCTCGGCCGCTTCGGGTTCCCGGAGTTGGGGATCGCCGGCGCGGCGCTCGCGACGACCGCCACGCGCAGCGTCGCCTGCCTCGTCGGCTTCCTCCTGCTGCGGCGGCGCGGGCTCGTGCGCTTCGGCCGGCCGGACGCGGCCGTGCTCGCGACCGTGCTCCGCGTCGGGCTGCCGACGGCGGCCACGGGCGTGCTCTTTTCGGTCGTCTACGTGGTGATCGGCCGCTCGGCGTCGTCGCTCGGCGTGCCGGCGCTCGCCGCGCTCGGCCTCGGCTTCCGGGTCGAGAGCTGGCTCTACATGGTCGGCGTCGGCTTCGGCGCGGCCGCCGCGGCGGTGATCGGGCAGAACATGGGCGCGGGCCGCGTCGAACGGGCCGAGCGGGCGGGGTGGACGATGCTCGGCGCGGCGAGCGTCCCGGCACTCGTCGCCGCCGCGGCGAGCTTCGCGGCACCCGCGTTCCTCGCCGGTATCTTCACGCGCGACGCCGCAGTGGTAGCCGAGACCGCGCGCTACCTGCGCATCGCGGCGGTGTCGCAGCTCGTCGTCTGCGCCGAGGTGGTGCTCGAAGGGGCGCTCGGCGGGGCGGGGGCGACGGTCGCGCCGATGGTCGCGTCGACGAGCCTCACGGCGGCGCGCATTCCGCTCGCGACGTGGGCGACGCCGCGGTACGGGGCGCCGGGGCTGTGGTGGGCGATCTCGCTCACCGCGGTCGGGCGGGGGCTGGCGATGATCGCGCTCTGGCGCGCGGGGCGGTGGAAGCGGAACCGGGTGTAG
- a CDS encoding ribonuclease, whose translation MEIKGYRLGPLLKKVGAQIIADDVIDLAAQTAYYFFFSLFPIFLFLAPLLALVGDKQKTFTFLLTQLSRAVPGDAFALVQNVVKDVVFSPSAPGVVSVGALLALWSGSNVFSGLMAALNMVYKHSNDDPRPYWKRKLIALACLLGVGLLFILATTVLLFGPNVVDWVGDHVGLGSTARALWNLAQFPIAGVIVTATAFIVFKVLPDAKQRNSHVLVASVVTTVLWLIVTLAFRIYVQRFGDYNKTYGTIGGAIVLLTWMYLSSLALLAGAELAAELMHGTGATKSRAGHLYGDRISTGGPTDAPSLGGEKKATA comes from the coding sequence ATGGAAATCAAAGGCTACCGCCTCGGACCGCTGCTGAAGAAGGTCGGCGCGCAGATCATCGCCGACGACGTCATCGACCTCGCGGCCCAGACGGCGTACTACTTCTTCTTCTCGCTCTTCCCGATCTTCCTGTTCCTGGCGCCGCTGCTCGCGCTCGTCGGCGACAAGCAGAAGACGTTCACGTTCCTGCTGACGCAGCTGTCGCGCGCCGTCCCGGGCGACGCGTTCGCGCTGGTGCAGAACGTCGTCAAGGACGTCGTGTTCTCGCCGAGCGCGCCGGGGGTCGTGTCGGTCGGGGCGCTGCTCGCGCTCTGGTCGGGGTCGAACGTGTTCAGCGGGCTGATGGCCGCGCTCAACATGGTCTACAAGCACAGCAACGACGACCCACGGCCGTACTGGAAGCGGAAGCTGATCGCGCTCGCGTGTTTGTTAGGCGTGGGGCTCCTGTTCATCCTCGCGACGACCGTGCTGCTCTTCGGCCCGAACGTGGTCGACTGGGTCGGCGACCACGTCGGGCTCGGGAGCACGGCGCGCGCGCTCTGGAACCTCGCGCAGTTCCCGATCGCGGGCGTCATCGTGACGGCCACCGCGTTCATCGTCTTCAAGGTTCTCCCCGACGCGAAGCAGCGGAACTCGCACGTGCTGGTCGCGTCGGTCGTGACGACGGTGCTCTGGCTAATCGTCACGCTCGCGTTCCGGATCTACGTGCAGCGGTTCGGCGATTACAACAAGACGTACGGCACGATCGGCGGGGCGATCGTGCTGCTCACCTGGATGTACCTGTCGTCGCTCGCGCTGCTCGCGGGGGCGGAGCTGGCGGCGGAGCTGATGCACGGGACGGGCGCGACGAAGTCGCGGGCGGGGCACCTGTACGGCGACCGGATCTCGACGGGGGGGCCGACGGACGCGCCGTCGCTGGGAGGGGAGAAGAAGGCGACGGCCTAA